Genomic segment of Candidatus Flexicrinis affinis:
CGTATCCAGCCTGTCGTGCCCTGCGCCTCGACGTTCACCCACTTGAAACGGCTCGCGCGATTGTGTTCAGGCTGTGCGCCTACAATCCGGCAGCGCGTGCGGTGCGGGAAGCGCCCGACCGGTTCAAAGACCGTACCCGCACCGCGGCGGACGTTGACTCCGTCACGTCCCATGGTTAGCGCGTGGCCCTCTTCGCCGGATGGGGTTGGCATAGGCGGTACGGATTCAGGCTGCGAATCGGTCGGCTCTGCGGGTTCGGTCGGTTCAGGGCGCGGCGGGGCAGGCGTCGGGTCGGGAACGTTGGGCGTAGGCATGATAACGGTACGCGCGAGCGCAAATGCCTGCGTGCGCTGAGGAATGAATCCGTAGCCGAATGCGGATCCATCGCCCTCGACGGCGATCAGGTCGTCACGCACCCAGCCTTGGCGACCGTCGCCAAAGTCCAAGTTGAGCCATTGGTAGACCTTGCCGTCCTTTGCGCTCCCGGTAGAATCCGCCTGAATGGCGAGAATATCCGCCTGCAGACCGACCGCAACACGAAACAGCAGTTGGTTGATGACCGCGGGCCCAGTACGAACGTTGACCTCGCGAATGGCCGGAAAGTCAAGGTTGCCGAGGACAGTGGCGATAAAGTTTGCCATCGAAGTGCACCCCCCACGCAAGGTTGTCTGCTCTGAATCATACACCAAGTTCAGTGGCAGGGCAGCACGACGGCAAGCGGGTGGGCTATACTACTGCGCGTGTTCGAGCACAGATGCGAGGACTCATCTTGACCAGCAATCAAAAGAAACTTGTGCAGTATCACCTCGCACGACTCAAGGATCGGCGTCCCGAGGCGCGTCTTGAGGCCATCAGCGAACTGACCGAGCTCGGCGATCACGACGCGCTTCCTGCGCTTCAGGCCCTGTTTGAGACCGATCCCGACATTAGCGTCCGCCGCGCGGCGCAGCACGCTGGCCGGCAGATCTATTTGCGGACGCGCAAGTCGGGCGAAGGCGAGTAGGGCGGGACGTGTCGAATTGATGGTGGTTACGGCATAATCTGGTCCATTGACGTGTGGCCCACCCAGAACATAGGAACTGATATGGTTGACATCACTATTCGGGCAGAAAGCCCGGAGGCCATGGAGACGGATGCGCTTGTCGTTTTGGTGCCTT
This window contains:
- a CDS encoding M23 family metallopeptidase, encoding MANFIATVLGNLDFPAIREVNVRTGPAVINQLLFRVAVGLQADILAIQADSTGSAKDGKVYQWLNLDFGDGRQGWVRDDLIAVEGDGSAFGYGFIPQRTQAFALARTVIMPTPNVPDPTPAPPRPEPTEPAEPTDSQPESVPPMPTPSGEEGHALTMGRDGVNVRRGAGTVFEPVGRFPHRTRCRIVGAQPEHNRASRFKWVNVEAQGTTGWIREDLLRYVGDVERHGLAYLDAYPAPMEHSWWVRDWNTDPNFAAIHYGWDLGAVTGEPVLAGPTGGLVVQVTRCTACTQAQPNVLSQGRRLNDPAVLQDPAWGFGYGNYVVVRYLHDQLPASTRAELQRRNLTGYHIFTIYAHLNTIDVQAGQVLQPNQRVGGCGNTGNSEATHLHLEIRAWNNPNETSTGRMIANRMDPVVLFRR
- a CDS encoding HEAT repeat domain-containing protein — encoded protein: MTSNQKKLVQYHLARLKDRRPEARLEAISELTELGDHDALPALQALFETDPDISVRRAAQHAGRQIYLRTRKSGEGE